A stretch of the Acyrthosiphon pisum isolate AL4f chromosome A2, pea_aphid_22Mar2018_4r6ur, whole genome shotgun sequence genome encodes the following:
- the Phgdp gene encoding D-3-phosphoglycerate dehydrogenase, whose product MSSPRVSIKKVLISDACDPACATLLEQNGIEVQSKYKLPTDALIAELKAGLYDGLVVRSDTKVTKAVIEAGAQYGLKVIGRAGTGVDNIDLDSATNAGILVLNTPGGNSNSACELTCSLILSLARNVPQGCQSLKEGRWDRKLYMGTEIKEKTIGILGLGRIGREVAYRMQAFGMKTVGYDPFINKEAAAKFGVELLTLEQIWPIADYITIHTPLIEQTRNLINDDVFNKCKKGVKIINVARGGIVDEAALLRALNTEKCGGAGLDVLTEEPPKSSELKTLISHPKVIATPHLGASTLEAQVKVAEEVAQQFVALTNPSSNYSLSGLVNKLKNGA is encoded by the exons ATGTCTAGTCCACGTGTGTCCATAAAAAAGGTACTCATCAGCGATGCTTGTGATCCTGCTTGTGCTACACTTCTTGAACAAAATGGTATTGAAGttcaatcaaaatacaaattgcCAACTGATGCTCTCATAGCAGAGTTAaag GCTGGACTGTATGATGGATTAGTTGTTCGTTCAGATACAAAAGTAACTAAGGCAGTAATTGAAGCTGGAGCCCAGTATGGCCTTAAAGTTATTGGGAGAGCTGGAACAGGTGTTGACAATATTGATTTAGACTCTGCAACTAATGCAGGAATATTAGTCCTTAA tacacCTGGTGGAAACTCAAACAGTGCTTGTGAACTGACATGCTCATTAATATTGTCTTTGGCTCG aaatgtaCCTCAAGGATGTCAATCTTTAAAAGAAGGAAGATGGGACAGAAAGCTCTACATGGGGACTGAAATCAAAGAGAAGACTATTGGTATACTTGGTTTAGGTAGAATTGGTCGTGAAGTGGCTTATAGAATGCAAGCATTTGGTATGAAG acggtAGGATACGATCCATTTATCAACAAAGAAGCTGCAGCAAAATTTGGAGTGGAATTACTAACTTTAGAACAGATTTGGCCTATTGCtgattatattactatacacacACCTTTGATTGAACAAACAAGAA aTCTAATCAATGATGATGTattcaataaatgtaaaaaaggaGTGAAGATTATTAATGTAGCAAGAGGTGGTATTGTGGATGAAGCTGCACTTCTAAGAGCTTTGAAT aCTGAAAAGTGTGGTGGTGCCGGATTGGATGTTTTGACAGAAGAACCACCCAAAAGTTCTGAACTTAAAACTCTCATTTCACATCCAAAAGTTATTGCCACTCCTCATTTGGGAGCTTCCACTCTTGAGGCACAAGTAAAA gttgCTGAAGAAGTTGCACAACAATTTGTTGCATTAACTAATCCAAGCAGTAATTATTCCTTAAGCGGATtggtcaataaattaaaaaatggagCATAA